A single region of the Plutella xylostella chromosome 7, ilPluXylo3.1, whole genome shotgun sequence genome encodes:
- the LOC119690823 gene encoding uncharacterized protein LOC119690823 isoform X1: MGRSHSVVWRFYERLIDDGRTYAVLCKLCDTQYKFFGNTTNLKSHLVRKHPIQWELGTGCLDDIARQSLDDADEVTLKRTRNYKQDKNVRYSVSVNNLSSQDDKASNAMPQIMIQMHGDTETEAETDIEESNRGSLLVERHENDEEWLEDDPYQTGRTESYEPKKKKVKTMKVKREVISPPRRRESSYYQSTPLPRKVDREIIYRDPPPIKDEYSVFGEYVANKLRKFKAPRTRGNIQQLITTILWQAEYGMYDNADSVKRVISIPTETALVEADTETTEPCKYHITIGADEQNQTEEVYAETTE; encoded by the exons ATGGGGAGAAGTCATTCCGTTGTTTGGCGTTTCTATGAGCGTCTAATTGACGATGGAAGGACTTATGCGGTGTTGTGTAAATTATGCGATACGCAGTACAAATTCTTCGGAAACACAACCAACTTGAAGTCTCATTTAGTTCGCAAACATCCTATACAGTGGGAACTGGGCACTGGTTGTTTGGATGATATCGCCCGGCAAAGTCTTGATGATGCTGACGAGGTGACCCTAAAGCGCACCAGGAATTACAAACAGGACAAGAACGTACGTTACTCCGTTTCTGTAAATAATCTAAGTAGTCAAGATGATAAGGCTAGTAATGCGATGCCTCAAATTATGATACAAATG catGGTGACACTGAAACTGAAGCAGAAACTGATATTGAAGAATCAAATAGAGGTTCATTGCTTGTGGAGAGACATGAAAATGACGAGGAATGGTTGGAGGATGATCCATATCAGACCGGTCGCACAGAGTCCTACGaaccaaagaaaaaaaaagttaaaaccaTGAAAGTCAAGCGAGAAGTGATCAGTCCACCACGAAGAAGAGAGTCCTCATATTATCAAAGCACCCCATTGCCTCGTAAAGTTGATCGCGAGATCATTTATAGAGATCCTCCACCAATCAAAGATGAATACTCGGTTTTTGGGGAGTATGTAGCGAATAAGTTGAGAAAGTTTAAAGCACCAAGAACTCGTGGTAATATCCAACAACTGATCACAACAATCTTGTGGCAGGCCGAGTATGGTATGTATGACAATGCTGATTCTGTTAAAAGAGTTATTTCTATCCCGACTGAAACAGCGTTGGTGGAGGCAGATACAGAAACAACGGAGCCCTGTAAATACCATATCACAATTGGTGCTGATGAGCAGAACCAAACTGAAGAAGTTTATGCAGAAACTACTGAATAG
- the LOC119690823 gene encoding uncharacterized protein LOC119690823 isoform X2 produces MGRSHSVVWRFYERLIDDGRTYAVLCKLCDTQYKFFGNTTNLKSHLVRKHPIQWELGTGCLDDIARQSLDDADEVTLKRTRNYKQDKNHGDTETEAETDIEESNRGSLLVERHENDEEWLEDDPYQTGRTESYEPKKKKVKTMKVKREVISPPRRRESSYYQSTPLPRKVDREIIYRDPPPIKDEYSVFGEYVANKLRKFKAPRTRGNIQQLITTILWQAEYGMYDNADSVKRVISIPTETALVEADTETTEPCKYHITIGADEQNQTEEVYAETTE; encoded by the exons ATGGGGAGAAGTCATTCCGTTGTTTGGCGTTTCTATGAGCGTCTAATTGACGATGGAAGGACTTATGCGGTGTTGTGTAAATTATGCGATACGCAGTACAAATTCTTCGGAAACACAACCAACTTGAAGTCTCATTTAGTTCGCAAACATCCTATACAGTGGGAACTGGGCACTGGTTGTTTGGATGATATCGCCCGGCAAAGTCTTGATGATGCTGACGAGGTGACCCTAAAGCGCACCAGGAATTACAAACAGGACAAGAAC catGGTGACACTGAAACTGAAGCAGAAACTGATATTGAAGAATCAAATAGAGGTTCATTGCTTGTGGAGAGACATGAAAATGACGAGGAATGGTTGGAGGATGATCCATATCAGACCGGTCGCACAGAGTCCTACGaaccaaagaaaaaaaaagttaaaaccaTGAAAGTCAAGCGAGAAGTGATCAGTCCACCACGAAGAAGAGAGTCCTCATATTATCAAAGCACCCCATTGCCTCGTAAAGTTGATCGCGAGATCATTTATAGAGATCCTCCACCAATCAAAGATGAATACTCGGTTTTTGGGGAGTATGTAGCGAATAAGTTGAGAAAGTTTAAAGCACCAAGAACTCGTGGTAATATCCAACAACTGATCACAACAATCTTGTGGCAGGCCGAGTATGGTATGTATGACAATGCTGATTCTGTTAAAAGAGTTATTTCTATCCCGACTGAAACAGCGTTGGTGGAGGCAGATACAGAAACAACGGAGCCCTGTAAATACCATATCACAATTGGTGCTGATGAGCAGAACCAAACTGAAGAAGTTTATGCAGAAACTACTGAATAG